One Pseudodesulfovibrio cashew DNA window includes the following coding sequences:
- a CDS encoding carboxyl transferase domain-containing protein — protein sequence MNIEKKLSELTERVNYARDILGNKSRPELDAFAREILEFPGKYSQAPEDKSVRAIKSLDKRLSTMETAIDAQLTAMDKVRIVRHPQRACLKDILENVYDNYTEIGGKDEHSIDPGMLIARAYITRRKGKKIINQPVMVVGQEKGHGQEFRNGGSIKPWGNSKALKYMKVAAMEQIPIHAYVNTPGSYPIEDFPGAAQQIAENIYEMAGLPVPIIAIFSEGGSGGAEAIGMADKRLMLSHGYYSVISPEGAAAIEGRIKSTERAPTELIESCAMAQKITAQDNLANGYIDEIIEEPPLGARADHFDFYKQVREQVVRATDEVTLSVRGVRFFRAAALRLFRRHADIIVRWSMNDKARDRLIERRFKKYRKLAQNAYQDNRSMLEKLNATSSGMVSSTTSAILYGIIKPFKQRIGRFIEEATDEIHVVTGKIDSIWRAGLKKLGIKSTDDKQKEMELTGLSEVKEEETPTFNGDGYISPQAKVDREISCPHAEKRGCLDIWARDLFTDFAGVCPHCGYNFPMEYQWYLHNIFDKGSIREFNRDIASGNPTGFPNFEERVDAAKEKTGLQSSCMTFNASLEGIRLTCATLVANFRGGSVGAAEGEKFIRALELAQTKHQPFLAYVHGTAGIRIQEGVNGLIQMPRCTMAVRKYIEEGGLYIVLYDTNSYAGPVASFLGCSPYQYAVRSSRLGFAGPGVIKETTGIEIPPNYHNCYKALSRGHIQGVWSRKDIRKNLQHTMLTIGGRNLYYR from the coding sequence ATGAATATAGAAAAGAAACTCAGTGAACTCACCGAGCGGGTCAACTATGCCCGCGACATCCTGGGCAACAAGTCGCGTCCTGAACTGGACGCCTTCGCCCGAGAGATTCTGGAGTTCCCCGGCAAATATTCCCAGGCTCCCGAAGACAAGTCTGTCCGCGCCATCAAGTCCCTGGACAAGCGGCTGAGCACCATGGAAACGGCCATCGATGCCCAGCTCACAGCCATGGACAAGGTGCGCATAGTCCGGCATCCGCAGCGAGCCTGCCTCAAGGACATCCTGGAAAACGTCTACGACAATTACACCGAGATCGGCGGCAAGGACGAACACTCCATCGATCCGGGGATGCTCATCGCCCGCGCCTATATCACCCGGCGCAAAGGCAAGAAGATCATCAACCAGCCGGTCATGGTCGTGGGTCAGGAAAAGGGTCACGGCCAGGAGTTCCGCAACGGCGGCTCCATCAAGCCGTGGGGTAACTCCAAGGCGCTCAAATACATGAAGGTCGCGGCCATGGAGCAGATCCCCATCCACGCCTACGTGAACACGCCCGGCTCCTACCCAATCGAGGACTTTCCCGGTGCGGCCCAACAGATCGCCGAAAACATTTATGAAATGGCAGGACTGCCGGTTCCCATCATCGCCATCTTTTCCGAAGGTGGCTCCGGCGGCGCCGAGGCCATCGGCATGGCCGACAAGCGTCTCATGCTCTCTCACGGCTACTACTCGGTCATCTCTCCCGAAGGTGCGGCCGCCATCGAGGGACGGATCAAGTCCACGGAACGGGCTCCCACCGAACTGATCGAATCCTGCGCCATGGCACAGAAGATCACGGCTCAGGATAACCTTGCAAACGGCTACATCGACGAAATCATCGAGGAGCCGCCCCTGGGCGCCCGCGCCGATCATTTCGACTTCTACAAGCAGGTCCGTGAGCAGGTGGTTCGAGCCACCGACGAGGTCACCCTGTCCGTACGCGGGGTGCGCTTCTTCCGCGCCGCCGCCCTGCGACTCTTCCGCAGGCACGCCGACATCATCGTCCGCTGGAGCATGAACGACAAGGCCAGGGACCGGCTCATCGAGCGCCGCTTCAAGAAGTACCGCAAGCTGGCCCAGAACGCCTATCAGGACAACCGCTCCATGCTGGAAAAGCTCAACGCCACCAGCAGCGGCATGGTCTCCTCCACCACTTCCGCCATCCTCTACGGCATCATCAAGCCGTTCAAGCAGCGTATCGGCCGGTTCATCGAGGAAGCCACCGACGAAATCCACGTGGTCACGGGTAAGATCGATTCCATCTGGCGAGCCGGGCTCAAGAAACTCGGCATAAAGTCCACCGACGACAAGCAGAAAGAAATGGAGCTGACCGGTCTCTCCGAGGTCAAGGAAGAGGAAACGCCCACTTTCAACGGTGACGGCTACATCTCTCCGCAGGCCAAGGTCGACAGGGAAATCTCCTGCCCCCACGCGGAAAAGCGCGGTTGCCTGGACATCTGGGCCCGCGACCTGTTCACGGACTTCGCCGGCGTCTGTCCCCACTGCGGATACAACTTCCCCATGGAATACCAGTGGTATCTGCACAATATCTTCGACAAGGGCTCCATCCGCGAGTTCAACCGCGACATCGCCTCGGGCAACCCCACCGGGTTCCCCAACTTCGAGGAGCGGGTTGACGCGGCCAAAGAGAAGACCGGCCTGCAGTCCAGCTGCATGACCTTCAACGCCAGCCTGGAAGGCATCCGCCTGACCTGCGCCACCCTGGTGGCCAATTTCCGTGGCGGGTCCGTTGGGGCCGCCGAGGGCGAAAAGTTCATTCGGGCCCTTGAGCTGGCGCAGACCAAGCATCAGCCCTTCCTCGCCTACGTGCACGGTACCGCAGGCATTCGCATCCAGGAAGGCGTCAACGGCCTGATCCAGATGCCCCGCTGCACCATGGCGGTGCGCAAGTACATTGAGGAAGGCGGCCTCTACATCGTCCTCTACGACACCAACTCCTACGCCGGACCGGTAGCGTCCTTCCTGGGCTGCTCGCCCTACCAGTACGCGGTCCGCTCCTCACGCCTCGGCTTCGCAGGCCCCGGCGTCATCAAGGAGACCACGGGCATCGAGATCCCGCCCAACTACCACAATTGCTACAAGGCCCTTTCACGGGGCCATATCCAGGGTGTGTGGAGCCGCAAGGACATTCGCAAGAACCTGCAACACACCATGCTGACCATCGGCGGGCGCAATCTCTACTACAGATAG